A stretch of DNA from Candidatus Obscuribacterales bacterium:
GTCAGAATCTCGCCACCGAGCTGCGAGAAACCAATGACCGCCTGCGAGAAAAACACCAAGAGCTAGAAGAAGCTCGCACCCAGGCAGAGGAAGCCTCCCGGCTGAAGAGCGAGTTTTTAGCCAATACTTCCCATGAGCTACGCACCCCACTCAATGGCATGATTGGCTTCCTGAAACTTGTGCTGGATGGCATGGCCGATGATCCTGAAGAGCAGGCCGAGTTCATTCAAGAGTCCTATAACTCGGCCGTGCATTTGCTGAATATCATCAACGATATTTTAGATATCGCCAAAATTGAGGCTGGCAAAATGCAGCTTGACCTCAACCCGGTGAACCTAGACGACTTGATGGAAAACGTCACCAAGCTCACCCGAGGGCAGGTTGCCCAGAAAAACCTAAGTTTTGAGATCTTGACTCCAGCTAGCCTAGAACCGGTGGTGCTCTACGGCAACTACCAGCGGTTGCTTCAGGTGATGCTGAACCTCGTTGGCAATTCCATCAAATTCACCCACGACGGCGGCATTACCATCACCGCCGAAATTATTCCTGAGAAAACGGTTGTGCAGGGCCAGGAAAAACCTGGGATTGTGAAAATTAGCGTGGCAGATACTGGCATCGGGGTATCCCTGGAAAAACAAGACCGGCTGTTCCAAAACTTTAGCCAAATTGATGGCTCTCGTACCCGGCAGTATGGCGGCACCGGTCTGGGACTGGTGATTTCCCAAAAGCTGGTGGAGGCCATGGGCGGAGTGGTAAGCTTTTTCAGCCTAGGGGAAGGGTTAGGGTCTACCGTGACCTTCACCGTAGCGCTTTATCAAGACCCGATTATGGTCTCAACGCAGTCGGGAGATGCGTAGCCCAGCGTTGAGGTGTAATACAGTTCACAGGCAGCGCGGTATGGAGAGCAGGACAATCGAAGACAATCGGGTGGTGCTATCACCAGCCCTGCGGACCCGCCTGGCATCTCCCCTACACATCGGCCAGGTCGTCGTCCACAGCCGGGTGTTGCAATCGCCCCTATCCGGCGTCACCGACTTGGTGTTTCGGCAGTTGGTGCGGCGCTATGCTCCCGACTCCATGATGTACACGGAGATGGTTCATGCCTCCGGGCTCACCCATGCCCGCCAGTTGCCCAAGGTGATGGATGTGGATCCCCAGGAGCGGCCTGTCAGCATTCAGCTATTTGACTGCCGTCCAGATTTTTTGGCAGAAGCTGCCCGCATGGCCGCCGCTGAAGGAGCCGATACCATTGATTTAAATATGGGCTGCCCGGTGAACAAAATTACCAAAAATGGTGGTGGATCATCCCTGCTGCGCCAGCCGGAGGTAGCCGAGGCCATTGTGCAGGCGGTGGTGCAGGCAGTTGACATTCCCGTCACGGTGAAAACTCGCATCGGCTGGGATGAAGACCATATCAATGCCGTAGAGTTTGCCCAGCGGATGGAGCAGGCCGGCGCACAGATGCTGACGCTCCACGGCCGCACCCGTGCCCAGGGCTATCACGGCCCTGCCCGCTGGGATTGGATTGCCCAGGTTAAGCAAGCGATCGCTATTCCAGTGATTGCCAACGGCGATGTGGTGTCTGTGGAATCGGCAGTACGTTGTTTAGACGAAACGGGGGCAGATGGGGTGATGTGTTCCCGAGGCACCCTCGGCTATCCCTTTCTCGTTGGTGAAATCGACCATTTCCTTAAAACCGGCCACCACCGCCCCCCGCCGTCCATCGTCGAACAATTGCGCTGTGCCCAAGAGCATCTCCGCCTGCTGGCTGCCTACAAGGGCGATCGCGGTATTTACCAATCTCGGAAGCACATGACCTGGTACGTCAAGGGGTTTAGTGGCGCGGCAGATCTGCGGCAACGCCTCTGCCAGATCGAAACTGTAGAACAAGGGATCGCGCTGTTGGATGAAGCGATCGCCCTGGTGACCGAGACATTGCCTATTCCCGTCTAGCCTATTCCTGTACGCCGCTATCTCGACGTGGTGTTCCGCATCAAGCATTGGGTACCCAATATCCCTGATACCCCGGATAACCCATGGTTTTTTGGGGAATGCTACACCGACCATGCCCACAACTCGGTAAGCTAGTACAGAGAGCACAAATATCCATTGCAGATTAGTACCACAACTATAGAGAGTCATGGCTGGCGTAACTGTTATTACCGATGCAGAGTTTGAGACCCAGGTTTTGAGTGCCTCCAAACTCGTCCTAGTCTACTTCTGGGCTAGTTGGTGTGGCCCTTGTCGTCTGATGTCACCGATCATGAATGGCATCGCAGAGACCTATGGCGATCGCCTCTCCGTTGTCAAAATGGAAGTGGATCCCAACCCCGAAGCCGTCGCCGCCTGTGGCGTGGAGGGTGTGCCAGCGCTGGTGCTGTTCCGGGACGGGCAGCAGCTCGATGCCACCGAGGGGGCCTTGCCTCGCCAAAAGCTGGAGGAGTTTTTAGCCAACCACCTCTCCTCAGCAGCTTAAGCTACTGTGTACACATAAATCCTGAAACCCTTGCTGTTAGGGCTTTACCCTTATCCCCCACCCCCTTCTCCCGTTCTGGGAGAAGGGGAGCCGGAAAGTCTGGTCTGGTCTCCCCCTCGCCCATGGTTTGGAGAGGGAAACTGAGGGGGGAGGGCCGAAATGTGGATAAACAGTAGCAGCAGCTTAAGGGAGGTCACGTTGAGGGGCAGCGGTCGATTCAGATGGCTTGATTGGAGACTCTATGCGCTTTGCAAAT
This window harbors:
- the dusB gene encoding tRNA dihydrouridine synthase DusB, whose product is MESRTIEDNRVVLSPALRTRLASPLHIGQVVVHSRVLQSPLSGVTDLVFRQLVRRYAPDSMMYTEMVHASGLTHARQLPKVMDVDPQERPVSIQLFDCRPDFLAEAARMAAAEGADTIDLNMGCPVNKITKNGGGSSLLRQPEVAEAIVQAVVQAVDIPVTVKTRIGWDEDHINAVEFAQRMEQAGAQMLTLHGRTRAQGYHGPARWDWIAQVKQAIAIPVIANGDVVSVESAVRCLDETGADGVMCSRGTLGYPFLVGEIDHFLKTGHHRPPPSIVEQLRCAQEHLRLLAAYKGDRGIYQSRKHMTWYVKGFSGAADLRQRLCQIETVEQGIALLDEAIALVTETLPIPV
- the trxA gene encoding thioredoxin, with amino-acid sequence MAGVTVITDAEFETQVLSASKLVLVYFWASWCGPCRLMSPIMNGIAETYGDRLSVVKMEVDPNPEAVAACGVEGVPALVLFRDGQQLDATEGALPRQKLEEFLANHLSSAA